A genome region from Streptomyces finlayi includes the following:
- a CDS encoding 4-hydroxyphenylacetate 3-hydroxylase N-terminal domain-containing protein: protein MDDDACDRSSADGPGGAAAGERRRTRPLTGDEYIESLRDSREIYIYGERVKDVTEHVAFRNPIRMTARLYDALHDPATKDVLTAPTDTGSDGYTHRFFRTPHSVEDMVADQRAIAEWARIGYGWMGRSPDYKASFLGTLGANAEFYKPFDDNARRWYRESQEKVLYWNHALVNPPVDRKLPPDQVRDVFVHVRKETDAGLVVSGAKVVATGSALTHYNFIAHYGLPVKKREFALVATIPMDAKGMKLICRPSYTKQASATGSPFDYPLSSRLDENDTILILDNVLIPWENVFVYGDLGKAQTFTGESGFIERSTFQGCTRLAVKLEFIAGLLSKALEITGTEDFRGVQTRVGEVLAWRNLFWGLSDAAARNPVPWRNGALLPNPQYSQAYRWFTQIGYPRVREIVLQDVASALIYVNSSADDFANPNIRGYLDTYLRGSNGIDAVTRSKVMKLLWDSVGTEFAGRHELYERNYAGNHENTRIELLFSQLASGQMDDYRGFVDKCLAEYDLDGWTVPDLSR from the coding sequence ATGGACGACGATGCATGCGACCGCAGCAGCGCTGACGGACCCGGCGGCGCCGCGGCCGGGGAGCGCAGGCGCACCCGCCCGCTGACCGGCGACGAGTACATCGAGAGCCTGCGTGACAGCCGCGAGATCTACATCTACGGCGAGCGGGTCAAGGACGTCACCGAGCACGTGGCGTTCCGCAACCCGATCCGCATGACCGCGCGCCTCTACGACGCCCTGCACGACCCGGCGACGAAGGACGTGCTGACCGCGCCCACCGACACCGGCAGCGACGGCTACACGCACCGGTTCTTCCGTACGCCGCACAGCGTCGAGGACATGGTCGCCGATCAGCGGGCGATCGCCGAGTGGGCGCGGATCGGCTACGGCTGGATGGGCCGCAGCCCCGACTACAAGGCGTCGTTCCTCGGCACGCTCGGGGCGAACGCCGAGTTCTACAAGCCGTTCGACGACAACGCGCGCCGCTGGTACCGCGAGTCGCAGGAGAAGGTCCTCTACTGGAACCACGCGCTGGTCAATCCGCCGGTGGACCGCAAGCTCCCGCCCGACCAGGTCAGGGACGTCTTCGTCCACGTGCGCAAGGAGACCGACGCCGGCCTGGTCGTGAGCGGGGCCAAGGTGGTCGCGACCGGGTCGGCCCTCACTCACTACAACTTCATCGCCCACTACGGGCTCCCCGTCAAGAAGCGAGAGTTCGCCCTGGTGGCCACGATCCCCATGGACGCCAAGGGGATGAAACTCATCTGTCGTCCGTCCTACACGAAGCAGGCGTCGGCGACGGGCTCGCCTTTCGACTACCCGCTCTCCTCACGGCTGGACGAGAACGACACGATCCTGATCCTCGACAACGTGCTGATCCCGTGGGAGAACGTGTTCGTCTACGGCGATCTTGGCAAGGCCCAGACGTTCACGGGCGAGTCGGGCTTCATCGAGCGCTCGACGTTCCAGGGCTGCACGCGTCTCGCGGTGAAGCTCGAGTTCATAGCCGGCCTGCTGTCCAAGGCGCTGGAGATCACCGGCACCGAGGACTTCCGCGGAGTGCAGACCAGGGTCGGTGAGGTCCTCGCCTGGCGGAACCTCTTCTGGGGCCTGTCGGACGCGGCGGCGCGCAACCCGGTGCCCTGGCGCAACGGGGCGCTGCTGCCCAACCCGCAGTACAGCCAGGCGTACCGGTGGTTCACCCAGATCGGGTACCCGCGGGTGCGGGAGATCGTGCTGCAGGATGTGGCGAGCGCGCTGATCTACGTCAACTCCAGCGCGGACGACTTCGCGAACCCGAACATCCGCGGCTACCTCGACACGTACCTGCGCGGCTCCAACGGGATAGACGCCGTGACGCGCTCCAAGGTCATGAAACTCCTGTGGGACTCGGTCGGCACGGAGTTCGCGGGACGGCACGAGCTGTACGAGCGCAACTACGCGGGCAACCACGAGAACACTCGGATCGAACTGCTGTTCAGTCAGCTCGCGTCCGGGCAGATGGACGACTACCGCGGCTTCGTAGACAAGTGCCTCGCCGAGTACGACCTCGACGGGTGGACCGTGCCGGACCTGTCCCGCTAG
- a CDS encoding O-methyltransferase — MSTFRVDEHASNYIVSSCTQPDRVVTAVINDTQELGDLYEMLTPVEQAGFLTTLAKTMAPRTVIDIGTFTGLSAMCFARGLAPGGRVYTCDVTEDWIHIARKHWEAAGVADCIQFVLGPARKTLPKLVRDGEADMVFVDADKLSYPHYVATAARLLRSGGLLILDNVLLNGTVFAPEEVEDDLRRYAAETLREVNAKLAVDERFETVMLPFADGVTLARKI; from the coding sequence ATGAGTACGTTCCGGGTCGACGAGCACGCCAGCAACTACATCGTCTCCTCGTGCACGCAACCGGACCGGGTCGTCACGGCGGTGATCAACGACACCCAGGAACTCGGCGATCTGTACGAGATGCTGACCCCGGTGGAACAGGCCGGATTCCTCACCACGCTCGCCAAGACGATGGCGCCGCGCACGGTCATCGACATCGGTACGTTCACCGGCCTGTCGGCCATGTGCTTCGCCCGGGGCCTCGCGCCGGGCGGGCGGGTCTACACCTGCGACGTGACCGAGGACTGGATCCACATCGCCCGCAAACACTGGGAAGCGGCCGGGGTCGCCGACTGCATCCAGTTCGTGCTCGGACCCGCGCGCAAGACACTGCCCAAACTCGTCCGGGACGGCGAGGCCGACATGGTCTTCGTGGACGCGGACAAGTTGTCCTACCCGCACTACGTGGCGACGGCCGCCCGACTGCTGCGCTCCGGAGGCCTGCTGATCCTGGACAACGTCCTGCTGAACGGCACGGTCTTCGCACCGGAGGAGGTCGAGGACGACCTGCGGCGCTACGCGGCCGAGACGCTGCGCGAGGTCAACGCGAAGCTCGCCGTGGACGAGCGGTTCGAGACCGTGATGCTGCCCTTCGCCGACGGCGTGACGCTCGCCCGGAAGATCTGA
- a CDS encoding nucleotide disphospho-sugar-binding domain-containing protein: MRVLFTIYPNSYAHLYPVVPLAWALQSAGHEVRIATHHSAAEMILGTGITPVPLGNPEQVPVRLTEDCSQPSHPDLVLKYADAMGLSEEDREHWIVFFQYLLNPISDYVRVDRDEASDLVDFARTWKPDLILWDPTHPAGGVAGKVSGAAHARLLISQDQFGWSLDRLAENADALRAAGLDENPLATLLAPLAEKYGLEVDRELLVGQWTVDPMLEDFRLPTTTKKLPMRQVPYVDPQVSSGWLHERPEQTRCDCCGRRGTRRVALSLGESTRRFVPGDWDRAPKILKACEGLDDLEFIATLDKMQLADVEKIPGNVRTFDWVPLPALMPTCSTLIHHGGNGTYASAVAFQVPQLVCDIKGESVLLKLVENEPDQLRTGTYRNGYEAGVREETESAGFHWELPAKKIEATPVSDFVISKGVGDRLDHRAQSVEEIRELIWRTAHDPARHHAAVDLRNEWLAMPSPSDIIPDLEKFVVQNRRL; this comes from the coding sequence ATGCGTGTCCTGTTCACCATTTACCCGAACTCCTACGCTCACCTGTACCCGGTGGTGCCGCTGGCGTGGGCCCTGCAGAGCGCCGGCCACGAGGTGCGGATCGCGACCCACCACAGCGCCGCGGAGATGATTCTGGGTACGGGTATCACCCCCGTTCCCCTCGGCAACCCGGAGCAGGTGCCCGTCCGGCTCACCGAGGACTGCAGCCAGCCCTCGCACCCTGACCTGGTGCTGAAGTACGCCGACGCGATGGGGCTGTCCGAGGAGGACCGTGAGCACTGGATCGTGTTCTTCCAGTACCTGCTGAACCCGATATCGGACTACGTGCGGGTGGACCGCGACGAGGCGAGCGACCTCGTCGACTTCGCCAGGACCTGGAAGCCCGACCTGATCCTCTGGGACCCAACCCACCCAGCCGGAGGAGTCGCGGGCAAGGTGTCAGGCGCCGCCCACGCACGTCTGCTGATCAGCCAGGACCAGTTCGGCTGGTCCCTCGACCGCCTGGCAGAGAACGCGGACGCGCTGCGCGCCGCAGGCCTGGACGAGAACCCTCTCGCGACCCTGCTGGCGCCGCTGGCTGAGAAGTACGGGCTTGAGGTCGACCGGGAACTGCTCGTCGGACAGTGGACGGTCGATCCCATGCTGGAGGACTTCCGGCTGCCCACGACCACGAAGAAGCTGCCGATGCGGCAGGTGCCGTACGTGGACCCGCAGGTGTCGTCGGGCTGGCTGCACGAGCGCCCCGAGCAGACCCGTTGCGACTGCTGCGGCCGGCGGGGTACGCGCCGGGTGGCGCTGTCGCTCGGCGAGTCGACACGCAGGTTCGTTCCCGGTGACTGGGACCGCGCGCCGAAGATCCTCAAGGCGTGCGAGGGTCTCGACGACCTCGAGTTCATCGCCACGCTCGACAAGATGCAGCTGGCCGACGTTGAGAAGATACCGGGCAACGTGCGCACCTTCGACTGGGTGCCGCTGCCCGCGCTGATGCCGACGTGTTCGACCCTGATCCACCACGGCGGCAACGGCACCTACGCCTCGGCGGTCGCCTTCCAGGTACCGCAGCTCGTCTGCGACATCAAGGGCGAGTCGGTCCTGCTGAAACTGGTCGAGAACGAACCGGACCAGCTGCGCACCGGCACGTACCGCAACGGCTACGAGGCGGGCGTCCGCGAGGAGACGGAGTCGGCCGGCTTCCACTGGGAGCTGCCGGCCAAGAAGATCGAGGCGACCCCGGTGTCGGACTTCGTCATCTCCAAGGGCGTCGGCGACCGGCTCGACCACCGCGCGCAGAGTGTCGAGGAGATACGCGAGCTGATCTGGCGCACCGCCCACGATCCGGCCCGCCACCATGCGGCGGTCGACCTGCGCAACGAGTGGCTCGCGATGCCCAGTCCGAGCGACATCATCCCGGACCTCGAGAAGTTCGTCGTCCAGAACCGCCGACTCTGA
- a CDS encoding SgcJ/EcaC family oxidoreductase — translation MSTKATTLVDQAKQWASNYGSFSNGEEGAAYTAPLRVRAAWESQDADAVAGMFTENGSLLLGDEQLTSREQIREHLREAFREQYRGTRIPEEPLEVKMLAPDVALAVTQGGQVAESAETWAPEAEYRAMWVLVKRDGDWQVSCRQTSPLKS, via the coding sequence ATGTCCACGAAGGCGACGACTCTGGTCGACCAGGCCAAGCAGTGGGCCAGCAACTACGGTTCGTTCTCCAACGGCGAGGAGGGCGCCGCGTACACCGCGCCCCTCCGTGTCCGGGCGGCGTGGGAGTCCCAGGACGCCGACGCGGTCGCCGGTATGTTCACGGAGAACGGCAGCCTGCTCCTGGGTGACGAGCAGCTCACGAGCCGTGAACAGATCAGGGAGCACCTGAGGGAGGCCTTCCGGGAGCAGTACCGCGGTACACGGATCCCCGAGGAGCCGCTGGAGGTCAAGATGCTCGCCCCGGACGTCGCGCTCGCCGTCACACAGGGCGGGCAGGTCGCCGAGTCGGCCGAGACCTGGGCTCCCGAGGCCGAGTACCGGGCGATGTGGGTCCTCGTCAAGCGGGACGGCGACTGGCAGGTCAGCTGCCGCCAGACGAGCCCGCTCAAGAGCTGA
- a CDS encoding SgcJ/EcaC family oxidoreductase, with protein sequence MSTAVPTWGNASELLAADGVEEDHSYYREFTREDEKAVLSVAVRIQAAWAANDADAFADLFAGNGSLLMQDEQLTSREQIRSFMAAGFAGPYKGARVSGGPILVTFLSDDAAMVITEGGIIPAGGTAVSPEREIRAMWVIVREADGTPRLLSHQSSPVKG encoded by the coding sequence ATGTCCACCGCAGTCCCCACATGGGGCAACGCCTCAGAGCTGCTCGCCGCCGACGGTGTCGAGGAGGACCACTCGTACTACCGGGAGTTCACCCGCGAGGACGAGAAGGCGGTGCTCTCCGTAGCAGTGCGGATACAGGCCGCCTGGGCGGCCAACGACGCGGACGCGTTCGCTGACCTGTTCGCCGGGAACGGCAGCCTGCTTATGCAGGACGAGCAGCTGACGAGCCGCGAGCAGATCCGCTCCTTCATGGCCGCGGGTTTCGCCGGCCCGTACAAGGGGGCCAGGGTGAGCGGCGGCCCGATCCTGGTGACCTTCCTCAGCGATGACGCCGCCATGGTGATCACCGAGGGAGGGATCATCCCGGCCGGCGGAACGGCTGTCTCCCCCGAGCGGGAGATCCGGGCGATGTGGGTGATCGTCAGGGAGGCCGACGGCACACCCCGGCTGCTGTCCCACCAGAGCAGCCCGGTCAAGGGCTGA
- a CDS encoding SgcJ/EcaC family oxidoreductase: MTVVGSELDAYYGAFTSEREKEALAVPLRLVAAWSRNDADGVADQFTEDGILILPGDVLKKGREEIRSFMAAAYSGPFKGTGVTGQPVDVRFVSDDVALLRTHGGILAPGENEIAPELAVRSTWVLVKRDSEWKLAGYQNSPRGAGATLRW, translated from the coding sequence ATGACTGTTGTGGGTTCCGAACTGGATGCCTATTACGGCGCGTTCACCAGTGAGCGTGAGAAGGAGGCCCTGGCGGTTCCGCTGCGCCTGGTCGCCGCGTGGTCGAGGAACGACGCGGACGGAGTGGCCGATCAGTTCACCGAGGACGGCATCCTGATCCTGCCCGGTGACGTGCTCAAGAAGGGCCGGGAGGAGATCCGCTCCTTCATGGCGGCCGCCTACTCCGGACCGTTCAAGGGAACGGGCGTGACGGGCCAGCCCGTCGACGTGCGGTTCGTCAGCGACGACGTCGCCCTGCTGCGTACACACGGCGGCATTCTGGCGCCGGGAGAGAACGAGATCGCCCCCGAGCTCGCGGTGCGCTCGACATGGGTGCTCGTCAAGCGGGACAGCGAGTGGAAGCTGGCCGGCTACCAGAACAGCCCACGCGGCGCGGGCGCGACGCTGCGCTGGTGA
- a CDS encoding cytochrome P450 family protein has translation MSERDGDPIALAATELTDPVALLERVGSDKPVHKVLLPDGMPGWLVTGYKEARRALSDPRLARSNVHAGGSLQKYLALYNDEFFRHSMVFNDRPRHTRMKKLVSQAFTPRYLENLRPKVQRITDELIDAIASAGETEVIESLAVPLPNSVICDWFGVPMSDREEFRYYCGVVTGLSVSSDEKELAQAGKYFDRYLGELIKHRQFDSDGDGDDMISAILHGQEDNATLSDIELRANIFLMLTGSVETAVNMIANGLLALIRNPEQTARLRADPSLIPQAVEEMLRIDPPVVTVAYHFAKDTVTIGDVVVEPGEHVVISLPATNYDVREFPEPAKFDIDRQKPHLSFSHGIHFCLGAPLARLEGDVFFTTLLNRLQDIELAVPESSLEWKPSYFVHRLQALPVRYTASAAHVAP, from the coding sequence ATGTCTGAGCGAGACGGCGACCCGATCGCGCTGGCCGCGACCGAACTGACCGACCCGGTGGCTCTGCTCGAGAGGGTCGGCAGCGACAAGCCGGTGCACAAGGTACTGCTGCCCGACGGCATGCCCGGCTGGCTGGTGACCGGGTACAAGGAAGCTCGCCGCGCCCTGTCGGACCCGCGCCTGGCGCGCAGCAACGTGCACGCAGGCGGGAGTCTGCAGAAGTACCTCGCCCTGTACAACGACGAGTTCTTCCGCCACTCGATGGTCTTCAACGACCGACCGCGGCACACCAGAATGAAAAAGCTCGTCTCCCAGGCCTTCACTCCGCGGTACCTCGAGAACCTGCGGCCCAAGGTCCAGCGGATCACCGACGAGCTGATCGACGCGATCGCGTCCGCGGGCGAGACCGAGGTCATCGAGTCGCTCGCGGTCCCGCTGCCGAACTCGGTCATCTGCGACTGGTTCGGCGTGCCGATGTCCGACCGGGAGGAATTCCGGTACTACTGCGGCGTCGTGACCGGCCTCTCGGTGAGTTCCGACGAGAAGGAGCTGGCCCAGGCGGGCAAGTACTTCGACCGGTACCTCGGTGAACTGATCAAGCACCGTCAGTTCGACAGTGACGGGGACGGGGACGACATGATCTCCGCGATCTTGCACGGGCAGGAGGACAACGCCACGCTGTCGGACATCGAACTGCGGGCGAACATCTTTCTGATGCTGACCGGCTCGGTGGAGACCGCCGTGAACATGATCGCCAACGGCCTGCTTGCCCTGATACGCAACCCCGAGCAGACCGCCCGGCTGCGCGCGGACCCGTCGCTGATCCCCCAAGCGGTCGAGGAGATGCTGCGGATCGACCCGCCGGTGGTGACCGTGGCCTATCACTTCGCGAAGGACACCGTCACGATCGGCGACGTCGTGGTCGAGCCGGGCGAGCACGTGGTGATCTCGTTGCCGGCGACGAACTACGACGTCCGCGAGTTCCCCGAGCCGGCCAAGTTCGACATCGACCGGCAGAAGCCGCACCTGTCGTTCAGCCACGGCATCCACTTCTGCCTCGGCGCGCCACTGGCCCGGCTGGAGGGCGACGTCTTCTTCACCACCTTGCTGAACCGCTTGCAGGACATCGAACTGGCGGTGCCGGAGTCGAGTCTGGAGTGGAAGCCGAGCTACTTCGTGCACCGCCTGCAGGCCCTGCCGGTCCGGTACACCGCCTCCGCGGCCCACGTCGCCCCCTAA
- a CDS encoding MFS transporter has protein sequence MTVTGVAPPSAGRRQWWALVVLALPTFMAAMDITALFLALPHISADLHTSNTQELWITDVYGFLIAGFLVTMGTLGDRVGRRRVLLVGATAFGILSVVAAYSTSPEMLIVVRALLGIAGATIMPSTLAFIMTMFQNPKQMSAAIGVWATSMLAGIAIGPAIGGLLLGAFWWGSVFLVAVPVMAVLLIAGPKLLPDIKNPMAGKLDLLSVLLSLLTILPVIYGLKETVSHGWSPVPVVVFVLGLACGVAFVMRQRRLENPLLDLSLFAIRTVSGGLVLGLLFAMIQGGMGLLITQFLQIVGGYSALETALWLLIPSGVMIVGIQLTTPISQKVRPGVILMTGLVIASIGMFLLTQVEVVGGTTMLIIGSSIIYLGGSPIGVLVNQVVMGAAPPERMGSAASLQSTGGELGVALGIATMGTIATGFYTNSLTLPDDVPAEAADGARESIASAAAEAGQQPPEVAGDILTAAQSAFTTALNSTAAICTLAFLALAVLAYATIRHIPALAPPPAPPTDDTAADADEKADAST, from the coding sequence ATGACCGTCACAGGCGTAGCGCCACCCAGCGCCGGACGGCGGCAGTGGTGGGCGCTGGTCGTGCTCGCGCTGCCCACCTTCATGGCGGCTATGGACATCACCGCCCTCTTCCTGGCACTGCCGCACATCTCCGCGGACCTTCACACGTCCAACACGCAGGAGTTGTGGATCACCGACGTCTACGGATTCCTCATCGCGGGTTTCCTGGTCACTATGGGCACGCTCGGCGACCGCGTCGGCAGGCGCAGGGTCCTGCTGGTCGGAGCGACGGCCTTCGGCATACTGTCGGTGGTCGCCGCCTACTCGACGAGCCCGGAGATGCTGATCGTCGTCCGTGCCCTGCTGGGCATCGCCGGCGCCACGATCATGCCGTCGACGCTGGCGTTCATCATGACGATGTTCCAGAACCCCAAGCAGATGAGCGCGGCGATCGGGGTCTGGGCGACCTCGATGCTCGCCGGGATCGCCATCGGCCCGGCCATCGGCGGTCTGCTGCTCGGCGCCTTCTGGTGGGGCTCGGTGTTCCTGGTCGCCGTGCCCGTCATGGCCGTCCTGCTCATCGCCGGCCCGAAGCTGCTTCCGGACATCAAGAACCCCATGGCGGGCAAGCTGGACCTGCTGAGCGTGCTTCTGTCCCTGCTCACGATCCTGCCGGTGATCTACGGCCTCAAGGAGACGGTGAGCCACGGCTGGTCGCCCGTTCCGGTCGTCGTGTTCGTGCTCGGCCTGGCGTGCGGCGTCGCATTCGTCATGCGACAGCGCCGGCTGGAGAACCCGCTGCTCGACCTGAGTCTGTTCGCCATCCGCACCGTCAGTGGCGGATTGGTGCTCGGACTGCTGTTCGCCATGATCCAGGGTGGAATGGGCCTGCTGATCACCCAGTTCCTGCAGATCGTCGGGGGCTACTCGGCGCTGGAGACCGCGTTGTGGCTGCTGATCCCCTCCGGCGTGATGATCGTCGGGATCCAGCTGACCACTCCGATCAGCCAGAAGGTACGGCCGGGTGTGATCCTGATGACCGGTCTCGTCATCGCGTCGATCGGCATGTTCCTCCTGACCCAGGTGGAGGTCGTCGGCGGCACGACGATGCTGATCATCGGCTCCAGCATCATCTACCTCGGTGGAAGCCCGATCGGTGTCCTGGTCAACCAGGTCGTCATGGGTGCCGCTCCGCCCGAGCGCATGGGATCGGCCGCGTCACTGCAGTCGACCGGCGGTGAACTGGGCGTCGCACTGGGCATCGCCACCATGGGCACCATCGCCACCGGGTTCTACACCAACTCGCTGACTCTGCCCGACGACGTGCCCGCCGAGGCAGCGGACGGGGCACGGGAGAGCATCGCCAGTGCGGCCGCGGAGGCGGGCCAGCAGCCCCCGGAGGTGGCGGGCGACATCCTCACCGCCGCACAGAGCGCCTTCACCACCGCGCTGAACTCCACCGCCGCGATCTGCACCCTCGCGTTCCTCGCCCTCGCGGTGCTCGCGTACGCCACGATTCGGCACATCCCGGCACTGGCACCGCCGCCCGCACCGCCGACCGACGACACGGCGGCCGACGCGGACGAGAAGGCCGACGCGAGCACCTGA
- a CDS encoding nucleotide sugar dehydrogenase — protein MRFLPESGQLTVAVIGFGYVGSCIAATLADRGFDVVAVDADVPLVDEIGRGHFRIEEPGLAEKVFAGVASGRLRVTGDIAAAAAADVVLITVGTPVRDDGSLADEQLRGASLALAGHLRPGQLVVVKSTVPPGTTRGIVLPVLESGGLTGGVDFGLAFTPERLAEGTALGELLTFPIVAGGYEDDSVRAVTSFWQRTLGVEVIPCDSLEAAEIVKLASNWWIDANIALANELAKFCAVYGVDVLDVIAAANTIQKGTGNINILRPSVGVGGSCLTKDPWMVWNTARRFGVDIRTARIGREVNAGMPEYAARLVIDELAAQGKEAAGATVAVLGLAFKNDTGDLRATPVLDTVRALTRAGMTVRLHDPLVDTEEAEAMFGIRLSPTVGEAVLGADCVAVLALHREFAGIDYATLPVADGCVLFDGRAYYPKERIEQFTAAGYVYRGIGRGPSVLGTRSELLIRGAGSSR, from the coding sequence ATGCGATTCCTGCCTGAGAGCGGGCAACTCACGGTCGCCGTGATCGGCTTCGGGTACGTCGGGTCGTGCATCGCGGCGACCCTGGCCGACCGCGGATTCGACGTCGTCGCGGTGGACGCCGACGTCCCACTCGTCGACGAGATCGGACGCGGGCACTTCCGGATCGAGGAGCCGGGACTCGCCGAGAAGGTCTTCGCCGGTGTGGCGTCGGGCCGTCTGCGGGTCACCGGTGACATCGCGGCGGCCGCGGCAGCCGACGTCGTCCTGATCACCGTGGGCACTCCGGTCCGCGACGACGGGTCGCTGGCCGACGAGCAACTGCGCGGGGCATCCCTGGCACTGGCCGGACACCTGCGGCCCGGGCAGCTCGTGGTGGTCAAGAGCACGGTGCCGCCGGGTACGACCCGCGGGATCGTGCTGCCGGTGCTGGAGAGCGGCGGACTCACCGGGGGCGTCGACTTCGGGCTGGCGTTCACCCCGGAGCGGCTCGCCGAGGGGACGGCGCTGGGGGAGCTGCTCACCTTCCCGATCGTGGCGGGCGGTTACGAGGACGACAGCGTCCGTGCCGTCACGTCGTTCTGGCAGCGGACGCTGGGCGTCGAGGTGATCCCGTGCGACTCGCTGGAGGCCGCCGAGATCGTCAAGCTCGCCAGCAACTGGTGGATCGACGCGAACATCGCGCTGGCCAACGAGCTCGCCAAGTTCTGCGCGGTCTACGGCGTGGACGTGCTCGACGTCATCGCCGCGGCGAACACGATCCAGAAGGGCACCGGGAACATCAACATCCTGCGCCCCAGCGTCGGTGTAGGCGGATCGTGCCTGACGAAGGACCCGTGGATGGTGTGGAACACCGCGCGGCGCTTCGGCGTGGACATCCGTACGGCCAGGATCGGCCGGGAGGTCAACGCCGGCATGCCGGAGTACGCCGCGCGCCTGGTGATCGACGAACTGGCGGCTCAGGGCAAGGAAGCCGCGGGCGCGACGGTGGCCGTCCTCGGCCTCGCGTTCAAGAACGACACCGGCGACCTCCGCGCGACCCCGGTGCTCGACACCGTCCGGGCGCTCACCCGGGCGGGCATGACCGTACGGCTGCACGATCCGCTGGTCGACACGGAGGAAGCGGAGGCGATGTTCGGGATCAGGCTCAGCCCCACCGTCGGGGAGGCGGTCCTCGGCGCCGACTGTGTGGCGGTCCTCGCCCTGCACCGCGAGTTCGCCGGCATCGACTACGCGACGCTTCCGGTCGCGGACGGCTGCGTGCTGTTCGACGGCCGCGCGTACTACCCGAAGGAGCGCATCGAGCAGTTCACCGCGGCCGGGTACGTGTACCGCGGTATCGGCCGAGGCCCGTCCGTGCTCGGAACCCGGAGCGAA
- a CDS encoding acyl-CoA dehydrogenase family protein has translation MPTTKIPEREELVARVAALVPLLRASSARADEERRLSPEVIEALTDAGVFRMRVPARYGGYESDTRTLVDVTTELGRGDGSAAWVAQVCSIPGWMVGMFPDSVQDEVFTTPDTRVCGTLSPSAVAEPAPGGIVVNGRWGFISGAHHAQWQVIISVLFPRDGEPYPVMALVPMSDLATVDDWYANGLKGSGSITTIADGLFVPADRVVPLPAVLEGRSSSVTSALIPMYRTPLLPVATASTVGTLVGLARAGQEAFLERLPGRKITYTGYESQHSAPVTHLQVAEAAQKIDQARFHAVRLAATVDAKAADSTPWKLEERARARADVGTVCALAQSAVETFAAASGGSSVYRDVPIQRIANDLRAAALHALINPATNAELYGRVLCGLEPDTPYI, from the coding sequence GTGCCGACCACGAAAATACCGGAGCGGGAAGAACTCGTAGCCCGCGTCGCCGCGTTGGTCCCGCTGCTGCGGGCGAGCTCCGCCCGCGCGGACGAGGAGCGGCGGCTGTCGCCGGAGGTGATCGAGGCCCTCACCGACGCCGGTGTGTTCCGTATGCGCGTGCCGGCCCGCTACGGCGGCTACGAGTCGGATACCCGCACACTCGTCGACGTCACCACGGAACTCGGCCGCGGCGACGGCTCCGCCGCCTGGGTGGCGCAGGTCTGCTCCATCCCGGGCTGGATGGTCGGCATGTTCCCGGACTCTGTACAGGACGAGGTGTTCACCACGCCCGACACGAGGGTGTGCGGCACGCTGAGCCCGTCGGCGGTCGCCGAGCCGGCTCCCGGCGGCATCGTCGTCAACGGCAGATGGGGATTCATCTCAGGTGCCCACCACGCCCAGTGGCAGGTGATCATCTCGGTCCTCTTCCCCCGGGACGGTGAGCCGTACCCGGTGATGGCCCTGGTGCCGATGTCGGACCTGGCAACCGTCGACGACTGGTACGCCAACGGCCTGAAGGGCAGCGGCAGCATCACGACGATCGCCGACGGCCTGTTCGTCCCCGCGGACCGCGTCGTGCCGCTGCCCGCGGTACTGGAGGGCAGGTCCTCCTCGGTGACCAGCGCACTGATCCCCATGTACCGGACACCTCTGCTGCCGGTCGCCACCGCGTCGACGGTGGGCACGCTGGTCGGTCTCGCCAGGGCGGGGCAGGAGGCCTTCCTGGAGCGCCTGCCCGGCCGCAAGATCACCTACACCGGCTACGAGAGCCAGCACTCCGCGCCGGTCACCCACCTGCAGGTCGCCGAAGCGGCGCAGAAGATCGATCAGGCGAGGTTCCACGCGGTCCGCCTCGCCGCGACGGTGGACGCCAAGGCCGCCGACAGCACTCCGTGGAAACTGGAGGAACGCGCGCGGGCCCGTGCCGACGTCGGCACGGTCTGCGCCCTCGCCCAGTCGGCCGTGGAGACCTTCGCGGCCGCCAGCGGCGGGTCGTCGGTGTACCGGGACGTGCCGATCCAGCGGATCGCCAACGATCTGCGTGCCGCGGCGCTGCACGCCCTGATCAATCCGGCCACCAACGCCGAGCTCTACGGCCGGGTGCTCTGCGGCCTGGAACCGGACACGCCCTACATCTGA